In Humulus lupulus chromosome 6, drHumLupu1.1, whole genome shotgun sequence, a single genomic region encodes these proteins:
- the LOC133786142 gene encoding probable galactinol--sucrose galactosyltransferase 1 — MPSGTSINPPLHWACGKVAALACGAAGSWPGGRGFGWAGVWACWHQVGIRQLNGCINVLVQAAGEVSQRGKAGMWFVPQCLRFESLTLSSVILNMLGFSFCVSFRMLEPASNGRIPCSTRAVGGCAIYVSDKSGQHDFNLLKKLVLPDGSILRARLPGRPTRDCLFSDPARDGKNLLKIWNMNAISGVVGAFNCQGAGWCKVGKKNLIHDEHPGTFTGVIRARDVNYLHKVAHDDWSGDAVIFSHLGGEVVYLPKDASLPVTKIKRIRSVYCGSSEGAVQWSEICSNWANKDVELRRSH, encoded by the exons ATGCCgagtggcaccagtatcaatCCACCACTCCATTGG GCGTGTGGGAAGGTGGCAGCTTTGGCCTGTGGTGCTGCTGGGTCATGGCCAGGCGGAAGAGGCTTCGGCTGGGCAGGAGTTTGGGCGTGTTGGCATCAGGTGGGAATTAGGCAGTTGAATGGGTGCATCAATGTGTTGGTGCAAGCTGCTGGAGAGGTGAGTCAACGTGGGAAGGCAG GCATGTGGTTTGTGCCACAATGTTTGAGGTTCGAGTCCCTCACCTTAAGTAGTGTTATTCTTAATATGTTAGGCTTCTCATTTTGTGTTTCTTTCCGAATGTTAGAGCCTGCATCCAATGGCAGAATACCATGCAGCACACGAGCAGTAGGAGGATGTGCTATCTATGTTAG TGATAAGTCTGGTCAACATGACTTCAATCTTCTGAAGAAGCTTGTTCTTCCCGATGGTTCAATCTTGAGGGCTAGACTACCTGGAAGACCAACAAGGGATTGTTTATTTTCTGATCCAGCCAGAGATGGAAAAAA CCTTCTGAAGATTTGGAACATGAACGCAATTTCTGGAGTTGTTGGAGCCTTCAACTGCCAGGGAGCAGGGTGGTGCAAGGTTGGGAAGAAGAACCTTATCCACGATGAACATCCAGGCACATTCACTGGAGTTATTAGAGCCAGAGATGTTAATTATCTGCACAAGGTGGCTCATGACGACTGGAGTGGTGATGCTGTTATATTCTCCCATCTTGGTG GAGAAGTAGTGTATCTTCCCAAGGATGCATCTTTGCCAGTGACTAAAATCAAGAGAATACGAAGTGTTTACTGTGGTTCCAGTGAAGGAGCTGTCCAATGGAGTGAGATTTGCTCCAATTGGGCTAACAAAGATGTTGAACTCAGGAGGAGCCATTAA